GCGGGAACGCCTTGGAGAGTCCTGTGGTGGGCCCAACGGGCGTCGGCCGCCGGCCTGTTGCCGGACGGCCGGACACTGTGGGCACGCCCGCCGCCGGGACGGTGGACGGGTCCCGGGGGACGGGCAGCGGTCGTACCGCCGTCGTGGCCACGCCGGTGGTGTGCGGCCCGCGTACGCTGGGCGCTTGTGCGCCGTCCGTGGAGGACATGGCGACGTCTCCCTCCTCCGCCACCGCCGCCCTTTTCTCGACCGACCGACCCGAGTGAGGGAACGAACCATGTCTCGACTCAGCCGCGAACAGAATCGGGGGCGCCCTGCGGTGGGGGCCGCGCCCGAGGGAGGTGCGGGCTCCGGGGTGACGCCGATCGAGGTACATGTGCCGGCGGCCGCGCGGGACGGGGTGCCGGGCCTGGGGGCGACCGTCGGCGGGATGCCGGTGGCCGCCGGGCCCGGGGAGTCGGTCCAGCAGACCGTCCTGAACCACCTCCACCGCCTCACGCTGGCCACGGGGCACCCCGTCCTCGCGACGGTCCACGACGAACGGATCGGCTTCGTCGTACCGATCCAGGTGCACGCGGACGGCTCCAGCGAGCTCACCGGGGAGCCGGTGCGCATGGGGGCGCCTGCGGAGACCGACAGCCATCCGACACCGGATCCGACGGCGCCCCGGCCGGCCCCGGATCCGACGGCACTGCGGCCCGCACCGGATCCGACGGCACCGCGGCCCGCATCGGATCCGACGGCACCGCGGCCCGCACCGGCACGGGGGACCCCCGCGTCCGTGTCGGAGGAGCGCCCGACGCTTACGCCCGCGCCGGTGGAGCGCCCGGCGCCCGCGTCCGCGCCACAAGCCACTCCGGCTGCGTCGCAAGTCGCCCCGCTTCAGCCGCCTACGTTCGCGTCGCAAGCCGCTTCGGCTGCGCCGCAGGTCGCCCCAGCCGCGTCGCAAGTCGCCCCGCCCTCGCTGCCTCAGCCGCCCGAGCCCGCCCCTCCGGTTGTCCCGGCCTTCTCGGCCGACCCCGTTCCCCACTCGGTCGGCCCCATCCCCGAGTCAGGGGAGTCCGTCCAGGACGGTGGCCCCGCTCGCCCCGGTGGCGTCGTCGACACGTTCGTTCTGCGGGCCGTGGCCGAGCAGGGTCCGTTGATCAGCGCGACGACCGGTCCTGCCCAGGTGCTGCCGGGTGCCGCCGATGACGGTGCCCTCCCGCTTCCGCCGCCCGAGACCCGGGCCCCCGGCACGGTCTCCCCGCCGACGGGGGTCTTCGGCCCGCCGCCGGTGGTCCCCCCTGTCGCCTTTCCCACCACGCAGCAGCCCCCCACCTGGCCCGCGCCCGCCCCCTCCCTCGCGCAGGCCCCCGAGGTCCCCCTCCCCCCGACCACGGACGCCGACCCCGGCCCGGATCCCCGCTCCGCTCCTGACATGAGGCCCACCGCGCTCCTGCGGGCAGTTCCGGTCTCCGAGGTCGAGGAGGAGACCAAGGAGCCGCCGGTGCGGGAGTTCGAAGTCGCCGAGGCCGTCCTCGCACCGGAGTCGGGGTCCGTGCCCCCGGACGGCACGGGCGGTCCGACCGCCGAACCCCTGGCCCGGATCAACGCGGCCGTGAGGCAGGGCCAAATCGAGGAGGCCGCCGCGATGGCCGAGCAGGCCGTCACCGAGGCCGCCGTGACCCTCGGCGCCGACCATCCCGACGTACTGCGCCTGCACGAGCTCACGGCCTATATCGCCTACTTGGCCGGTGACGCGCTGCGCTCGTTCCAGCTCTCCCTCGAACTGGCCCGGCTCCGCCACCGCCTGCGCGATCCCCGCGGCGCCTACGGCGACGTGCAGAGCGCGGCGGCCGCCTGGCGTGCCGTCCGCGATCCGGTCCAGGGCCTGGACCTCGGCCACGACCTCATCGGCGTGTGGAGCGAACTCGCCGCCGGCGAGGGCCCCGCCGCGGACGACCTCGACCAACTGGAGCGCGCCCGTACGCGCATGGGCCGCCTCGCCGAACGTGCCCGCACGGCCGCAGGCGGCGAGCCCCCGCACGGCCGGTGACCGGGGAGGGCCGCTCCCTACCCGGGGCGGCCCTCACCTCGTACTTCCGCTGATCCCGCCTGCGACCGTGCCATCGGTCGCGCCGCCGGGCGCCGACGAGGCCGTGACAGCGGCACTCGGCACCACGGACCGCTCGCCGAGGCTGCGCGCCGCCCGGCGGGCCGTGCGCAGCGCGTCGCCGGTCAGCAGCGACAGTGCGAGCCAGACCAGCGCGAAGCCCGCCCAGCGCTCGGGCGGCATGGCCTCGTGGAAGTAGAAGATGCCCAGCAGGAACTGGAAGACCGGCGCCAGGTACTGCAACAGCCCCAGCGTGGACAGCGGCACGCGGATCGCGGCGGCGCCGAAGCAGACGAGGGGGAGCGCGGTGACGACACCGGTGGCCGCGAGCAGCGCCGCGTGCCCCGTGCCGTGAGAGGTGAACGTCGAGTCGCCGTGCGCCGAAAGCCACAGCAGGTACGCCAGCGCCGGCAGGAACTGCACGGCGGTCTCCGCGGCCAGCGACTCGATGCCGCCCAGGTTGACCTTCTTCTTCACCAGGCCGTACGTGGCGAAGGAGAAGGCGAGGCAGAGCGAGATCCATGGCGGACGGCCGTAGCCGATGGTCAGGACGACAACGGCGGCGAAGCCGACCGCGACCGCCGCCCACTGGACGGGCCGCAGCCGCTCCTTCAGGATCAGCACGCCCATCGCTATGGTGACGAGCGGGTTGATGAAGTAGCCGAGTGAGGCCTCCACCACGTGGCCGGAGTTCACGGCCCAGATGTAGACGCCCCAGTTCACGGTGATGACCGCCGCGGCGATCGTGATCAGTCCCAGTCGGCGCGGCTGCCGCAGCAGCTCTCCTGCCCACGCCCAGCGCCGCAGCACCAACAGGGCCAGCGCCACCAGGACCAGGGACCAGACCATCCGGTGGGCGAGGATCTCCATCGCCCCGGCGGGCTTCAGCAGCGGCCAGAAGAGGGGGACGAGCCCCCACATCCCGTACGCCGCGAAGCCGTTCAGCAGACCTGTCCGCCGCTCACCCCTCGACTTCTCGCCCACGGGCCCCTCCTTCTCGCGTGACTGCCGCCGTGCGGCACTCACGAAGGTAACGCGAGCGCCCCCGCCTGTCATGCCCGTATCGCCATACGGTCATGACAGGCGGGGGTCGGGGTGCTCAAGAAGCAGAGGCGCTCAGGGAGCAGAAGGACCAGCCCGGGGGTACCAGCCCTAGGGTTCAGCCCTTGAGGGCGGCGGCGATCGCCTCGGAGATCGGGGTGGTCGGGCGGCCGGCCAGTCGGGACAGGTCGCCGCCGGCGACGACCAGCTCGCCCTTCTCGATGGAGGCGTCCACGCCCCCGAAGACGGCGGCGAGCGGCTCGGGCAGACCGGCGCCGGTCAGGATGCCGATGTAGGCCTCCAGCGGGACGGAGTTGTAGACGATCTCCTTGCCGCTCTGCTTGCTGATCTCGGCGGCGTACTCGGCGAAGCCCCATGCCTCGTCGCCACCCAGCTCGTACGTCTTGTTCTCGTGGCCCTCGCCGGTCAGCACGGCGACGGCGGCGGCCGCGTAGTCGGCGCGGGAGGCGGAGGAGACCCGGCCCTCGCCGGCGGCCTGGACGACCGCGCCGTGCTCCAGCACCGGGGCGAGGTTCTCGGTGTAGTTCTCGTGGTACCAGCCGTTGCGCAGCAGGGCGTAGGGCAGGCCGGAGGAGACCAGGGCCTCCTCGGTGGCGCGGTGGTCGTCGACGAGCGCGGCCTTCAGGCTGCCGGGGGCGCTGGTGTAGGCGAGGAGGGCGACACCGGCAGCCTTGGCGGCGTCGATGACGACCTTGTGCTGCTGGACCCGGCCCTTGTCGAACTCGTTGCCGGAGATCAGCAGCACCTTGTCGCCGGCGGAGAAGAGGCCGTCGAAGGTCTCGGGAGCGTTGTAGTCGGCGACCGCGATCCGCACACCGCGGTCC
The Streptomyces sp. CGMCC 4.7035 DNA segment above includes these coding regions:
- the rarD gene encoding EamA family transporter RarD, which produces MGEKSRGERRTGLLNGFAAYGMWGLVPLFWPLLKPAGAMEILAHRMVWSLVLVALALLVLRRWAWAGELLRQPRRLGLITIAAAVITVNWGVYIWAVNSGHVVEASLGYFINPLVTIAMGVLILKERLRPVQWAAVAVGFAAVVVLTIGYGRPPWISLCLAFSFATYGLVKKKVNLGGIESLAAETAVQFLPALAYLLWLSAHGDSTFTSHGTGHAALLAATGVVTALPLVCFGAAAIRVPLSTLGLLQYLAPVFQFLLGIFYFHEAMPPERWAGFALVWLALSLLTGDALRTARRAARSLGERSVVPSAAVTASSAPGGATDGTVAGGISGSTR
- a CDS encoding SDR family oxidoreductase, whose amino-acid sequence is MSIVVTGATGHLGRHVVEQLLEKVPADRITAVVRTPEKAADFADRGVRIAVADYNAPETFDGLFSAGDKVLLISGNEFDKGRVQQHKVVIDAAKAAGVALLAYTSAPGSLKAALVDDHRATEEALVSSGLPYALLRNGWYHENYTENLAPVLEHGAVVQAAGEGRVSSASRADYAAAAVAVLTGEGHENKTYELGGDEAWGFAEYAAEISKQSGKEIVYNSVPLEAYIGILTGAGLPEPLAAVFGGVDASIEKGELVVAGGDLSRLAGRPTTPISEAIAAALKG